In one Brassica oleracea var. oleracea cultivar TO1000 chromosome C9, BOL, whole genome shotgun sequence genomic region, the following are encoded:
- the LOC106318109 gene encoding ATPase 1, plasma membrane-type-like, whose translation MSGLEDIKNETVDLEKIPIEEVFQQLKCTREGLTTQEGEDRIQIFGPNKLEEKKESKILKFLGFMWNPLSWVMEAAAIMAIALANGDGRPPDWPDFVGIICLLVINSTISFIEENNAGNAAAALMAGLAPKTKVLRDGKWSEQEAAILVPGDIVSIKLGDIIPADARLLEGDPLKVDQSALTGESLPVTKHPGQEVFSGSTCKQGEIEAVVIATGVHTFFGKAAHLVDSTNQVGHFQKVLTSIGNFCICSIAIGIVIEIIVMYPIQRRKYRDGIDNLLVLLIGGIPIAMPTVLSVTMAIGSHRLSQQGAITKRMTAIEEMAGMDVLCSDKTGTLTLNKLSVDKNLVEVFCKGVEKDQVLLFAAMASRIENQDAIDAAMVGMLADPKEARAGIREVHFLPFNPVDKRTALTYIDSDGNWHRVSKGAPEQILDLANARPDLRKKVFGCMDKYAERGLRSLAVARQVVPEKTKESLGAPWEFVGLLPLFDPPRHDSAETIRRALNLGVNVKMITGDQLAIGKETGRRLGMGTNMYPSAALLGTDKDSNIASIPVEELIEKADGFAGVFPEHKYEIVKKLQERKHIVGMTGDGVNDAPALKKADIGIAVADATDAARGASDIVLTEPGLSVIISAVLTSRAIFQRMKNYTIYAVSITIRIVFGFMLIALIWEFDFSAFMVLIIAILNDGTIMTISKDRVKPSPTPDSWKLREIFATGIVLGGYQAVMSVIFFWAIHKTDFFSDKFGVRSIRDNNDELMGAVYLQVSIISQALIFVTRSRSWSFVERPGALLMIAFVIAQLVATLIAVYADWTFAKVKGIGWGWAGVIWIYSIVTYFPQDLLKFAIRYILSGKAWTSMFDNRTAFTTKKDYGIGEREAQWAQAQRTLHGLQPKEEVNIFPEKGGYRELSEIAEQAKRRAEIARLRELHTLKGHVESVAKLKGLDIDTAGHHYTM comes from the exons ATGTCAGGTCTCGAGGATATCAAGAACGAAACTGTTGATCTG GAGAAAATTCCGATCGAGGAAGTTTTCCAGCAGCTAAAATGTACAAGGGAAGGGTTGACGACGCAGGAAGGGGAGGACAGGATTCAGATATTTGGCCCCAACAAGCTCGAAGAGAAGAAG GAAAGCAAAATTCTCAAGTTTCTGGGGTTCATGTGGAATCCGCTTTCATGGGTTATGGAAGCTGCGGCCATCATGGCCATTGCTTTGGCCAATGGTGATGGCAGACCTCCGGATTGGCCAGATTTTGTTGGTATCATCTGTCTGCTTGTTATCAACTCCACAATCAGTTTCATTGAAGAAAACAATGCCGGAAATGCTGCAGCTGCTCTCATGGCTGGTCTTGCTCCTAAAACCAAG GTGCTTAGGGATGGAAAATGGAGTGAACAAGAGGCTGCTATTCTTGTCCCAGGTGATATTGTTAGCATTAAACTTGGAGACATTATCCCAGCGGACGCTCGTCTTCTTGAAGGTGATCCTTTAAAGGTTGATCAGTCTGCTCTAACTGGAGAGTCCCTTCCTGTGACAAAGCACCCGGGGCAAGAAGTTTTCTCTGGTTCAACTTGTAAACAAGGAGAAATCGAAGCTGTTGTTATAGCTACAGGAGTTCACACCTTCTTTGGTAAAGCTGCTCACCTTGTGGACAGCACTAACCAAGTTGGGCACTTCCAGAAAGTTCTTACATCCATTGGAAACTTCTGCATCTGTTCAATCGCTATTGGTATCGTGATTGAAATAATCGTCATGTACCCTATTCAAAGGAGGAAGTACAGAGATGGTATTGACAACCTGTTGGTCCTCTTGATCGGTGGTATCCCCATTGCTATGCCAACGGTCTTGTCCGTGACTATGGCTATCGGGTCTCACAGGTTGTCTCAGCAGGGTGCCATTACCAAACGTATGACTGCCATAGAAGAAATGGCAGGAATGGATGTCCTGTGCAGTGACAAAACGGGGACACTAACCCTCAATAAATTGAGTGTGGATAAGAACTTGGTTGAAGTTTTCTGCAAGGGCGTAGAGAAAGACCAAGTCCTATTATTTGCAGCCATGGCTTCTAGGATTGAGAACCAGGATGCTATTGATGCAGCCATGGTTGGAATGCTTGCGGATCCAAAAGAG GCACGAGCTGGAATCAGGGAGGTTCACTTCCTTCCATTCAACCCTGTGGACAAGAGAACGGCTTTGACTTACATCGATTCGGACGGTAACTGGCACAGAGTCAGCAAAGGTGCTCCCGAGCAG ATCCTCGACCTAGCCAATGCAAGGCCTGACCTGAGGAAGAAGGTTTTCGGTTGTATGGACAAGTACGCGGAGCGCGGTCTTAGGTCACTGGCAGTTGCTCGTCAG GTGGTCCCCGAGAAAACAAAAGAAAGTCTAGGTGCACCATGGGAATTTGTTGGCTTGTTGCCTCTTTTCGACCCTCCAAGACACGACAGTGCTGAAACCATTCGTAGGGCTTTGAATCTTGGTGTTAACGTTAAGATGATCACCG GTGACCAACTTGCTATCGGTAAGGAAACCGGTCGCAGGCTAGGAATGGGAACCAACATGTATCCGTCTGCCGCTCTTCTCGGTACTGACAAGGACTCGAACATTGCGTCCATTCCTGTTGAGGAGTTGATCGAGAAGGCTGATGGGTTTGCTGGCGTCTTTCCAG AACACAAATACGAGATTGTGAAAAAGCTGCAAGAGAGGAAACACATTGTTGGAATGACTGGTGATGGTGTCAACGATGCTCCTGCTTTGAAGAAAGCTGACATTGGTATTGCGGTGGCCGATGCAACAGATGCTGCTCGTGGTGCTTCAGATATTGTTCTCACCGAACCTGGATTGAGTGTTATCATCAGTGCAGTGCTCACTAGTAGAGCTATCTTCCAGAGAATGAAGAACTATACC ATTTATGCAGTCTCAATCACAATCCGTATTGTC TTTGGTTTCATGCTTATTGCTCTGATATGGGAATTTGACTTCTCAGCTTTCATGGTTCTGATTATTGCCATCCTTAATGACG GTACTATCATGACAATCTCAAAGGACAGAGTTAAGCCATCTCCCACACCTGATAGCTGGAAGCTCAGAGAAATTTTCGCCACTGGAATTGTGTTGGGAGGTTACCAAGCTGTTATGAGTGTGATTTTCTTCTGGGCCATTCACAAGACTGACTTTTTCTCG GACAAATTTGGTGTGAGGTCAATCAGGGACAACAACGATGAGCTAATGGGTGCTGTGTACCTACAAGTTAGTATCATCAGCCAAGCGCTTATCTTCGTCACGAGATCAAGGAGTTGGTCGTTCGTTGAACGTCCTGGGGCGCTTCTGATGATTGCCTTCGTCATTGCACAGCTT GTTGCGACTTTGATAGCAGTGTATGCGGACTGGACATTTGCAAAGGTGAAGGGTATCGGTTGGGGATGGGCTGGTGTGATTTGGATTTACAGTATTGTAACATACTTCCCACAAGACCTTTTGAAGTTTGCCATTCGATACATTTTGAGTGGAAAGGCTTGGACCAGCATGTTTGACAACAGG ACTGCTTTCACTACCAAGAAAGATTACGGTATTGGAGAAAGAGAAGCCCAATGGGCACAAGCTCAGAGGACACTTCACGGTCTGCAGCCAAAAGAAGAAGTTAACATCTTCCCAGAGAAAGGAGGTTACAGAGAGCTGTCTGAGATTGCCGAGCAAGCCAAGAGAAGAGCCGAGATAGCTAG GCTTAGGGAGCTTCACACACTGAAGGGACATGTGGAATCTGTCGCAAAGCTAAAGGGCTTGGACATTGATACAGCAGGACATCACTACACCATGTAG